AACACACACCAAACACCTGTCCATGTAACACTGACATATGTACAAATGCACAGACTGTgaaaaatgtactgtacatgacGTCATCTACATGTGCACTCATCGAGCTGATAAGGCCACAGTGATAAGTAATCACAAAAGAGCTGTTATAAGGGCTGTGGGGTGGGGATGCACATTTACTCACCAGTCTTGAATGACTATTTCAGGCTGAAAATCATCCAGCAGCTCTTCCCACAGCCCCTCTGCCTTCAGGTCCACAGTCTGCTCCATGGAGAACCAGCTGAGGACAAAAGTCACTTTTACCACAGGCTCATTATGTGGGATAGTCTTGTCTCAGTTGTACCCTGACCATATATGCGCCATTCTATCTAACCCATTGTAGGTGCAAGTATATGCTCGCTGGTAAACCCAGTTAGAACTAGCTGTATAGCAAACATCTGATGTCCAGTAAATCCCACCTGTATTGAGGCAATTCACAGACAACAGCACCTGCTGGGATGCTACTGCTATCATAGGGGAGGACTTCTGTGCTTGTGGTCCAGCCGCTGAAGTCACCTATGCATTAGGAGAAACATTTAACCTGATCCAAGATAACtacatttctttcctttgttttcatttgctgccAGATATGCTGATCACTCCTGTCTCTCACCATCAGGTTGAAAACGTGGAGGTCCACGTGTTGGCACTTCAGACAGCTCAGGTTCAGGTGGAGGGGTGTCCTTGCTCAAGCCTGAGAGAAATAGGACAAAAGGAGCACTGTAACTGGTACCACACCAACCGAAGACAGTGTAATCCCACTATGATACACAAatacaggtaaaaaaaacatgtagggAGGTCATCACCACTtttgtcaactggtgtggactgaaccacctgcacattaacaccagcaagacaaaggagacggtgatagacttccacagACTACACCGCTGAACATCaagggtttggacattgagattgtggacAAATACAAATGCCTGGGTtcacctcaaccacaaactggactggacaaacaacacagatgtaCTGTACAAAAAGGGCCATAGTCATCTTTATCTGCTGAGAAaactgaggtcctttggagtatgtaggacactgttcaaagctttttttttactcttagGTTCGATCTGCAATCTTGTGgcctgctggggctgtggaagctctgagagggacagagatagactgaacagactggtcaggagagctggttcttCCCACTTATCAGAAAGTCAGTGGTTTGATCCCAGACCTCAGtagtctacatgtcgaagtatccttgagGAAGATACTGAACTCTGAATTGCTCCCaatgctgtgccatcagtgtgtgagtgtgtgtgaatgtctaaAAGGCtataatgagcaggtggcccaACCCcattgtatgaatgtgtgtgtatgtgtccatgTATGGGTGAATAAAAGGGCTTTGAGTGgttgtcagactagaaaagtgctctaaaaatacagtccatttaccagtctataatataataattactATGGCTTAGTAAGAGATTTGATAAAAAAAGGCTGAGGTGCTaataatttacacacacacacacgctttttCTTATCACATCCCAGttacttttttcacatttcacttcTCATGtacacatttcaaataaaacattagatGAAGCATCTGAGCAGAAGCATGTGCCGGGTGTCTGCTCGGTCCTGGGATAAATCTCAGAGCcttggcaaacaaaaccaaaatgatgTGCATGACTCAAAGGGGCTGGTGCAAAAATTAATCCTTGTGTTTTGGATGAATTAACccttaaaatcaattatttcacattttaacatgagGAATAGAGCTAACTAAACTTGATATGGTACATTCATGACAAGTGATGGAAACTGTATATATAAGAGTTAACTAATACTTTTCCAGATCTGTGACACTATTTGCCACTTTTCCGATCTCTATGTTAAAGTCTGTTCCTTTAGTGTGGCTCTCTAAACTCTGGTTTATTTGAGCAGATAAAGGTGTTACACTGATGAGTGTACACAAATGTACAATACTAAACACTGCAAATCAGCAATGAGGACATAAGTGTAGTCTTGCGTTGTACTTCCTCAAACAACTGGTCAGACTGCACAAACCACTTCAGGCATTTAGGAGTAACGTATTTTGTGATTACTAATGAATCAAAAGTGAACTTGGAAACGTAACAAACTATTTCAGTTGCTCTGACTCATCCACACTCAAATTATTGTAAGAAATAGGCTATATCTTATACTAACATCTCTATCAGCACTGAACTCCAGCCCCATTAGTACTATTGTACTCGGATCAGTGCCGCGACTTAAACCTGTCTCTGAATCAGGACTGAACATGTTCCTGACAGTCTGAGGTACCGTGTGGCGCGGGGTTCCGCAGTAAGTTTCTCCCGAGCGGTTTGGCCTCATACACGGACTTCCAGTCCAGGCTGTCAGGCATCGGTGCGTCCTGCAGACCCCACTCAGCCTCGCACCTCTTCTTCCATTCAGCGGCAGACATGGTGTGGCCAAACACTGCGTAATGTGCACTGTTCCACCCTTCCAGGAAGTCTGTGAGGAGCCTTATTCTCTGTGACTGTCGCCACTCCGCGGTGTTGCAATATGGCATAAAAGGCGGGGCTCCCTTACCTCTTAAAGTCCCAGGGTTTGATGGTGTTTCTAATTCAAGTtgatgcaataataataatatgaggaacaagaagaaataaatgacataaaacaagtATGCTAGACAGCAGTTTGTGGTCTGGATTGTCAGTAAGAAGAGGATGACAACCCGGTTTTTATCCTGTTTGTACATccagcaaagaaaagaggatgTTCCTATGCCTGCTACATCTGCAGAGACACACCAGGTCAGAGACAGAGTCTGCGCTACAGCTAGGGACCTACATGTCCAGTAGAAACTGACAAGCATCGATAAACTACCAAAGACATCCTTGTCATGTACACATGCAGTGCTGTGCTTTTCTACAATCAGCCAACCAAATGTTGGTAGGCTATAGCCAATACAGCTTCCAGTGGTGATCCACGTGAGTGTTTCCAGTTGTGAATGTATGTTGAAGCACATACTTACCGGTATTTTAGCCAGCTGTGTATTTgtagtgtgtttctgtgatcaCATTGGTTTAGTTTAACTTTCTAAACTTATAAAAATTAATATGTCATTATTATAGGCTTTAATCATCAAGTCTGCAGTTTTACTCAAGCCTGAGAGAAATAAGACAAACAGAGTGCAGTAAATGGTACCACACAAACtgaagggttagggttagggttagcgtAATCCCACAATGAACATCACAAAGCCAAAGACTCTTTCTAACAGGACCACTATGTGTGCCTCTGTGGGAAAAACACGCTAAAAATATTACTCAGCAGTTTATCAAGCTCATATCTGTATTTTGGGGCACACATAAACATCCAATGTAGTTGTGTTTAACGTCATCAAAGAATCAGATTTTTCAACTtgcattctttttctttctttttttttaagcaaacacAGTGGTCACTTGAGTTTACAAAAGCGGCAGAGTTCAAACCAGTTACCTCATTTCATGTATTCCTTTGTTGTTATCCTTTGCTTTAATCCTTAAAGTAGTGTAAATGTAGGTTGATATGAAAGGCCCCTGGCAACAAGCAACAAAGAAACCTCTCTTCTTGCCctcttaaaaaatgtttgacGCTTTTCCTCATTGTAAGTTTGACTGGACCAGTATCTTCTATAAATACATCTAGAGATGGTTTAGTAAGAGATTTGACAAAAAAGGCTGAGGTTCTAATaatgtgtacacacatacacacttaatGCCTTATCTTATCACATCCCAGGTTCCTTATTTAACATTTCACTTCTCATTAGACATTTTGACagatcttaaaaaaaaaacacattgctgtttcatgtttcaaatgaaatatcAGATGCTTCTGACCACAAACAAAATTGCATTTGCCACCGTTGTACTGGCTTTTCTGCTCAGTCCTGGGACAATTTAGGAGTTAAGTATTTTGTTATTACTAATGAATCAAAACTTTGCAACAATTgcaattattttgatttgaCATTCACACTCACGTTATTGTAAGAAAATAGGCTGAAATGTAGCTACCCTAACTGTAACTGTATCAAATGtcttttaatacattttgttatacttttaaaaatgtaaggGTATTTCTTTtgcattaattaattgattaattatttctaATATATCAATGTCAATATATgtatgcagctgcagcaggatacGTATAGATATAGATGTGCTTTTCTATGATGTGTCATCAGTTACTTTGAAACTTAAGAAACAATTGCAATTACTTTGAAACGTCAAGCTACTGTAAGAAAAAAGTACTACGTAAACAGTCTGTTCTATGTACATCAgtatattacagtatattaagACTTTTGTTATCatatatatgtgtctgtgtgtgtgtgtgtgtgtgtgcagtacagtatataataaCAAGTGTATTTGAATAACATTTGTTATACTTTTTTAAATTGAAAGAGTACATTTAGTGTTCATTAGGGTATTTCCAGCTTCACCTGTTGAACTGAACAAATCATGCCTCAGAATCAAaatcagaattggctttattggccaagtatgtgttCACATACAAGGACTTTGACACGgcagtttaaacattgcactcagtgTACTTGCATAGGTAAAAAGACATGcagctcaatgaggacaaaaacaaaacagaagaggcaGAACAATAAGTTAGGTCGttcaaaaaatctaaaataaacaataaacaaaagaatGATGAGGCACAGTGTGCAGGTATTTATGTTGACAGCAACAGTGAGTGGCGAATGTACTTGTTAGAAACTGTCCATTACTGGATGATAAATAgccagtcagtggatgttttggtgtcagaggaCTGGTGACACTGGATGACTtgctaactgttcatcagggCGACGGCTTGTTGGAAGAAACGattttgtgtctggttgttttggtgttcaGTGATCTCTAGCGCCTACCAGAGGGGAGAAGTCAGAATTGTGTCCAGGCAGTGAGCGGTCTGCAATGATGttcctgcctgtttcctcaGTCTGGAGGTGTGAAAGTTTCTGAGTTTCTCAGCAGTCCTTATAGTCTGTTGAAGTCTGTTCTTGCCCTGTTTGGTGGTGGACCTAAACCAGATGATGACTGATGTACATAGAAcagactgtttttttcctgtgtagagaacagctgctgcaaaGGCAGACAACTTTCTGAGCTGACGCAGGAAGTACATCCTCTGTTGCACCTTTTTTGATTATTGAGGCTATGTTTGAAGTCCAccttttatatattatatatatatatattatataaaataacttttattaaataacttttaaaacctttttttaactttactcTTTAAgctcttctttttcctgttctttAGAAATGAAACTTAAATTGATTTATAGTAAGttttgtttaaatgagaaaTACACATTAATCGAAAAGTAGAAAatagtaaaatgttttttactgaAACTAATGCAACCACATTTGAGCAATTGTCTTGGTTTGTTTAACCACAGGATGGATTCATGTCAAATGCTTGTATTTCTTTTAACTTTGCACAATTTCTCATGTTTCTTCTGCTACATATGTATGTTTAATACATCTGGTTATTATGTACTGTGGCTGTAGAAAGCTGTAGCTGCCTGCTGGTGAGGTACAGGTTTGCATAGAAGAGCAGGGTCAATACTTAAACAGGAGATACTTTAAAAATGTCTCCACCTTGTGGATTCTAGCAGTATATGAGGGCAGTCAGCAGTAAACTCAGCTTTAATACAGTACCCAGGCAGATATATTGACTTAGGGTTTGGAGGACAGAACAGATGGATTGCATTTTCTAGAATtagcagaaatgttttttgtatCCTCAACATAAGAgcttttgctgcagcagctagGGAAATGCTAGAATATACTTTATCTGTACCACATTAAGCATCCTGACGCCATTACATTCAGTCAACAGAAACCTACTGAGGCTCACAAAGTAAGCAGACAAATTAAATGGGCATTCCAGGGATTTATTGTTGTACTTCCATAAAGCTGGAGGACATGAGAGAGACAGTTTCAAAGAGAATGGTGAAAATTGGAGGAGCAGTGATCaacatattttgacatttagTCGCTGCTTTGAgtaaagctccaaaaacacttgaTTCTTAATTTTCTATAGTGCATCTTGAAAGTATATTTCAGTCGACATTCCCTGCCTGTTTAATACACCATCTTTTAAACTCCCTGATCCCAGTTTCTAATATAAGTCTTCTGTCCAATATTTGAAGCCCAACTAATTTTtttcagacagagaaacaaacccCATACCCTCAGAAGTCATAAAAGTGAGTAGTGCTATGCATGATGTTTGACCTTTATGTGTAAAATtagtggagtgcccctttaaaatACTACAGCATGGACACATAACAATAAAACCTTAGAGGGCACGATGAGTAACAGTATTAGTATTTATAAGCagtatgtaaacacacactaatGTAGGTGTAAGCagatacatatacatatatgtacagtagTTTGTCAacaatattatataatattgtAGATTATTAcaactgtgttttattgttattcattatttgtttattacAGCCTCCACTTATTAATGGCCACAGGAGGAGTTAAAATTgtcaacaaatacattaatatatATTTCTGCTTACAACCATATTTATTATAAAGCGTTTATTTAATTACTTAAACGCTAAATAGGGTGTGATATGAAGTTGTCTTATAAGTCAAAGTCCactgaacaacactgaaaaatgttaaCTTCTGTCTGTCAAAGAACGATGTTACTTCTATCttgtaaaaaaaactaaataaatataaCACCTGGAAATAGAAAATGACTTGATGAGAATGAGAAATCCAAAGTGTATCTGTCACAGCCAATGACAGGTaaacaaaatactgaaacaCACTTGAGTGAACCTTTGACTTTTTAATGATCCTTTAAATTTATTGACaagaaagaaacatttacaaagaACTTACAGAAATTTAACCTAACGTGGATTGTGATGATACcctccagtgtgtgttttgcattcCAGTGTACTGGATGCCACCGTGTCAAAACAAACCGCCGAAATACTTAACCTTATATTGACCACAAAcaatttaacttttttaaactatttttcaatatctattttattttgctaaattCAGGTGTGTTGCTAAGCTAACCCTGAAGCACATTTGAGAATTTGCTCAGAGTGAATACATGTTGTGTGCTGATGCTTGTCCATTTTCTCGGATGCTGTGTATGCTTTACACGCTAGGAAGGCAAACTGATGCTGTTCATC
Above is a genomic segment from Chelmon rostratus isolate fCheRos1 chromosome 14, fCheRos1.pri, whole genome shotgun sequence containing:
- the LOC121617389 gene encoding F-box only protein 50-like gives rise to the protein MSAAEWKKRCEAEWGLQDAPMPDSLDWKSVYEAKPLGRNLLRNPAPHGLSKDTPPPEPELSEVPTRGPPRFQPDGDFSGWTTSTEVLPYDSSSIPAGAVVCELPQYSWFSMEQTVDLKAEGLWEELLDDFQPEIVIQDWYEESQLHESIYQLHVKLLGADKITVISEHTVHPTEDLSTYSHTWKEVSYVFSGYGPGVRYVHFLHRLKNNFTVEFFPTLFTGSSVIVKPTKTSS